In Artemia franciscana chromosome 4, ASM3288406v1, whole genome shotgun sequence, a single window of DNA contains:
- the LOC136025685 gene encoding blastula protease 10-like — MWLIALFLVQVSTMRHTESFTSLSVDSVSIIPSEGKVDLKETKKSHKLKKNEDFEVKNLSNYGDSRFLHRFLETINGTKSSNLLYKNVPAQLYRVIGDILYTKETWEMLRNFDLRDRVARISKYFHWPKQKNGLVIVPYQIDPRSFSHVDTSFISRGFKQWEEDTCIRTVPWVPGARLPFLGEARLFITNQPGSCHSFIGRLHHAWLQELSLGNGCWTDILAAHELGHALGLSHEHQRRDRDQYLIVIKRNYPRQNEKDFKKDALFDYSVPYNYLSNMHYQWYAFSLDIKNNLPTMLPRDPSLQYLLSDLHSVSHYDKLVINRAYGCIESWEKKCQTKNNCVNHGYLGPNCFCICPFGTSGGKCEYLNSDSLPAYPPPSCGGNIETPGSYASARNSGNLICIWWIKPPKCQVAVITIKVFYLKHISQQCRFEFFGIRSASLYELDEPMKCGNMVKLGSKFVGKPDIVIEFQSKMPRAQQGYIAFDVSFKHDPSCLPKSFASGYCPFVNSADGSIIVRSYSLFECYNWFKFPRAAYIRAATRYFDVTSSDPYCNNSFLLIRDLFGVQQKECNVEYFNHIFRGQEVHINYKNEFIRNATGFVIILYPIYY, encoded by the coding sequence GTCTCAACTATGCGTCATACTGAGTCTTTCACCTCACTGAGCGTGGACAGTGTGTCTATAATCCCTTCTGAAGGCAAAGTAGATttgaaagaaaccaaaaaatcacacaaactaaagaaaaatgaagactTTGAGGTTAAAAATTTATCCAATTATGGTGATTCACGGTTTTTGCATCGATTTTTAGAAACTATAAACGGTACCAAATCTTCAAACTTATTGTATAAAAATGTGCCTGCCCAACTCTATCGTGTAATAGGAGACATTTTGTACACAAAAGAAACTTGGGAGATGCTAAGGAATTTTGATTTAAGAGACAGAGTGGCAAGGATATCTAAATATTTTCATTGGCCCAAACAAAAGAATGGTCTAGTTATAGTTCCTTATCAAATTGATCCACGGAGCTTTAGTCACGTCGATACGTCTTTTATTTCAAGAGGATTCAAACAATGGGAAGAAGATACTTGCATCCGTACTGTTCCATGGGTACCTGGAGCACGGCTGCCTTTCCTCGGAGAAGCAAGGCTTTTTATTACTAATCAACCTGGCTCATGCCATTCTTTCATTGGAAGACTCCACCATGCGTGGCTGCAGGAGCTAAGCTTGGGCAATGGATGTTGGACCGATATCCTGGCAGCTCACGAGCTCGGGCATGCTCTTGGCTTGAGTCATGAGCATCAGAGAAGAGACAGAGATCAATATCTAATAGTTATTAAAAGGAATTATCCAAGACAAAATGAAAAGGACTTTAAAAAAGATGCACTATTCGATTATAGTGTTCCTTATAATTATTTATCTAACATGCATTACCAGTGGTATGCATTTTCCCTggatatcaaaaataatttacctACAATGCTACCTCGTGACCCAAGTCTTCAGTACCTTTTGTCTGACTTGCATAGTGTAAGTCACTATGATAAGCTAGTAATTAATCGGGCATATGGTTGCATTGAATCTTGGGAAAAGAAGtgccaaacaaaaaataactgcGTAAATCACGGATACCTAGGGCcaaattgtttttgtatttgccCCTTCGGAACTTCAGGAGGGAAATGTGAATATTTGAATTCAGATTCACTACCAGCTTATCCACCACCGTCGTGCGGAGGGAATATTGAAACACCCGGATCCTATGCCTCAGCAAGAAATAGTGGAAATCTTATTTGCATTTGGTGGATTAAACCTCCTAAATGCCAAGTTGCTGTTATCACCAtcaaagtattttatttaaagcATATTTCTCAGCAATgtagatttgaattttttggaatACGAAGCGCCAGCTTGTACGAATTAGATGAGCCGATGAAATGTGGGAATATGGTTAAGCTAGGCTCTAAATTCGTTGGAAAGCCTGATATAGTGATAGAGTTCCAGTCGAAAATGCCAAGAGCCCAACAAGGCTATATAGCATTTGATGTTTCCTTTAAGCATGATCCTTCTTGTCTTCCCAAATCCTTTGCAAGTGGTTACTGCCCTTTTGTAAACAGTGCTGATGGCTCAATAATTGTACGCTCATACTCTCTTTTTGAATGTTACAACTGGTTTAAATTTCCAAGAGCTGCTTATATTCGTGCTGCCACTAGGTACTTCGACGTAACTTCATCAGATCCATACTGTAACAATTCTTTTCTTCTAATAAGAGACTTATTTGGAGTGCAGCAAAAGGAGTGCAATGTAGAAtactttaatcatatttttcgtGGTCAAGAAGTTCATATAAACTACAAAAACGAATTCATACGGAATGCCACaggttttgtaattattttataccctatttattattaa